The following are encoded in a window of Oscillospiraceae bacterium genomic DNA:
- a CDS encoding Gfo/Idh/MocA family oxidoreductase encodes MKKIGLIGCGFMGGMHSACYHAIKEAKLVAVADVRPEKAKEIAQKYGAEAYSTGMELINNADMDVIDICLPTYLHCEHAVAAMKKGRDVFVEKPICMNPEEGKLLLKTEKETGAKVQVGLVIRSWNEYMWLKDTAVSGKYGRITSAYFGRLSPKPTWAWNNWLHNPECSGTMALDLHIHDIDYMRYLLGEPKNISSQAGRNDKGIIEHIYSVFSYENAAVSVEGGWGFSQEFPFSMSFRVQFEKAAVVLDANGLTVYCNNGEVLKPEIKEEFRLNSEIGGNVSSLGGYYNELSYFIDCLEQGKEITRAPLCEAVKSMELVLKEIETAGGMVKK; translated from the coding sequence GTGAAAAAAATAGGACTGATCGGCTGCGGTTTCATGGGCGGCATGCACAGCGCGTGTTATCATGCTATAAAAGAAGCCAAACTTGTCGCCGTCGCGGATGTGAGACCGGAGAAAGCGAAAGAGATCGCGCAAAAATACGGAGCCGAGGCATATTCCACAGGGATGGAACTGATTAACAATGCCGATATGGATGTGATCGATATTTGTCTTCCGACTTACCTTCACTGTGAGCACGCCGTCGCCGCCATGAAAAAGGGCAGGGATGTGTTTGTGGAAAAACCGATCTGCATGAATCCCGAAGAGGGAAAGCTTCTTTTAAAAACCGAAAAAGAAACCGGAGCAAAGGTACAGGTAGGCCTTGTCATCCGTTCCTGGAACGAATATATGTGGTTAAAAGATACGGCTGTTTCCGGAAAATACGGTCGGATCACTTCCGCATATTTCGGAAGATTGAGCCCGAAGCCGACCTGGGCCTGGAACAACTGGCTTCATAATCCCGAATGCAGCGGCACAATGGCACTCGATTTACATATCCACGACATCGATTATATGCGCTATCTTTTGGGCGAACCGAAGAATATTTCTTCTCAGGCAGGAAGAAACGACAAGGGCATCATTGAACATATCTACAGCGTCTTTTCCTATGAAAATGCCGCGGTCAGCGTCGAGGGCGGCTGGGGATTTTCGCAGGAGTTTCCCTTTTCGATGAGTTTTCGGGTGCAGTTTGAAAAAGCAGCCGTTGTTCTGGACGCAAACGGGCTGACCGTATACTGCAATAACGGAGAGGTTTTGAAGCCGGAGATCAAAGAAGAGTTTCGCTTAAACAGCGAGATCGGCGGAAACGTCTCCTCCCTCGGCGGATATTATAACGAACTCAGCTATTTTATCGATTGCCTGGAACAGGGCAAAGAAATTACCAGAGCGCCGTTATGTGAAGCAGTCAAATCGATGGAGCTTGTACTCAAAGAAATTGAAACAGCCGGCGGAATGGTAAAAAAATAG
- a CDS encoding PIG-L family deacetylase, with protein MKVLAIGAHPDDIEVSCAGTLAKCVKRGDQVTVCHVANGNMGHVVIEPAALREIRIGEAKKAGALAGIKVITADIGDLVVNGSDLSQRDRIMEIIRQEKPELIITHSPTDYMPDHVAVSKLVFDAVFCASVPHYGSNPATALTPLFYMDNLAGMNFQPTEYVDITETFETKLQMLECHESQMKWMRDHDHIDFADFVRTCAKFRGLQCNCAYAEAFTQAYVWPKVVTKRMLP; from the coding sequence ATGAAAGTACTTGCGATCGGTGCGCATCCCGATGATATCGAGGTCTCGTGCGCCGGGACGCTTGCCAAGTGCGTAAAAAGAGGAGATCAGGTGACGGTTTGCCATGTCGCGAACGGCAATATGGGACATGTAGTGATCGAGCCGGCGGCATTGCGTGAAATCAGAATCGGTGAGGCAAAAAAGGCCGGCGCGCTTGCCGGAATCAAAGTCATCACCGCGGACATCGGAGACCTTGTGGTAAACGGCAGCGATTTGTCTCAACGGGATAGGATCATGGAGATCATCCGGCAGGAAAAGCCGGAACTGATCATCACCCACAGCCCGACGGATTATATGCCGGATCACGTCGCGGTCAGCAAGCTGGTGTTTGACGCGGTCTTCTGCGCCAGCGTTCCGCACTACGGCAGCAATCCGGCGACGGCGCTGACGCCGCTCTTTTATATGGACAATTTGGCGGGAATGAATTTTCAGCCGACGGAGTATGTCGACATCACGGAGACCTTCGAGACAAAACTTCAAATGCTCGAATGCCACGAAAGCCAGATGAAATGGATGAGAGACCACGATCATATCGACTTTGCGGATTTTGTGCGCACCTGCGCCAAGTTCAGGGGTCTTCAATGCAACTGCGCCTATGCGGAAGCGTTTACCCAGGCCTATGTGTGGCCTAAGGTCGTAACTAAAAGAATGCTGCCGTAA
- a CDS encoding sugar phosphate isomerase/epimerase family protein, with protein MKKGISIWSFSQASLETCFQLAEKAGFDGVEVALAETGEINLGSTKKELLKIKETAEKAGIELYSVASGLYWTCNYTASDPAIREKAKEITKKQLEIASRLGCDTILVVPGAVGVDFMPGTEVIEYDVAYERASQALKELAPFAEELGVTIGVENVWNQFLLSPLEMAGFIDGIGSAYVGAYFDVGNVMYSGYPEHWIKILGKRIKKVHFKDYRKAAGGLHGFVDLLAGDVNFPAVMRSFSKIGYDGWVTAEMLPPYKFFSETILYNTSNAMDKILGRT; from the coding sequence TTGAAAAAGGGCATCAGTATCTGGTCGTTTTCACAGGCCTCTCTTGAAACCTGCTTTCAGCTTGCCGAAAAAGCCGGGTTTGACGGAGTCGAAGTCGCTCTCGCCGAAACCGGCGAAATCAATCTCGGGTCAACGAAAAAAGAACTTTTAAAAATCAAAGAAACCGCCGAAAAAGCCGGAATCGAGCTTTACAGCGTCGCAAGCGGCCTTTACTGGACCTGTAACTATACCGCGTCCGATCCGGCGATCCGGGAAAAAGCCAAAGAGATCACCAAAAAGCAGCTTGAAATTGCGTCCCGGCTGGGATGTGACACGATTCTCGTGGTTCCGGGCGCGGTCGGTGTGGATTTTATGCCCGGTACTGAAGTCATTGAATATGACGTCGCCTACGAGCGCGCGTCACAAGCTCTGAAGGAACTTGCTCCTTTTGCGGAGGAACTTGGGGTAACCATCGGTGTGGAAAACGTCTGGAATCAGTTTTTGCTGTCTCCCCTTGAAATGGCCGGGTTTATCGACGGGATCGGAAGCGCTTATGTCGGCGCCTATTTCGATGTGGGGAACGTCATGTACAGCGGATATCCGGAACACTGGATCAAAATTCTCGGAAAAAGAATCAAAAAGGTTCATTTTAAGGACTATCGAAAAGCTGCGGGCGGGCTCCACGGATTTGTGGATCTGCTCGCCGGAGACGTCAATTTCCCCGCAGTGATGAGGAGTTTTTCCAAGATCGGTTATGACGGCTGGGTGACCGCCGAAATGCTTCCGCCGTATAAATTCTTCTCCGAGACGATACTCTATAACACGTCGAACGCCATGGACAAAATACTGGGAAGGACTTGA